In the Mastacembelus armatus chromosome 17, fMasArm1.2, whole genome shotgun sequence genome, one interval contains:
- the c17h5orf22 gene encoding UPF0489 protein C5orf22 homolog isoform X1: protein MNSATLPLKRLYKELPVWIVEDHHDVVCHIYRAIASRHLPLQNIKMVHLDSHPDLLIPVNMCADTVFDKEKLFSELSIENWIMPMVYAGHVSCVAWLHPYWAQQIREGEHRMAVGRDSSTTTIRVTSTDNYFLSDGLYVCEEQLENSKPLTLNVVKVNPVNPSHFSLTERKREEGTERWFAKRARTECNQAEEASSSTHTLQPAEGSNIKEEHGCNVIGSGAEEEEGSTSYVVKRISAFLLETEPYILDIDLDFFSCKNPFKELYTEEEYTILKELYNFRGPSPDADQEELDECVDHRIHQLEDLEAAFADLLEDDGEETVTRWARNPGMASLAKLVSSLKSRNPCPDYEMVHQAGLTCDSVELPHHISTDEEIERLLSAVQLFLRPLPKPTLVTMSRSSLDEYCPVEQVDSVQSRVLAVLEGLYGPLDLHKDYENNSTETPDCQSQNC, encoded by the exons ATGAACTCCGCCACCTTACCGCTGAAGAGACTGTACAAGGAGCTGCCAGTGTGGATTGTGGAGGACCACCACGAT GTGGTTTGTCACATCTACCGTGCCATCGCGTCAAGACACCTCCCACTGCAGAACATAAAGATGGTTCATTTGGACTCCCATCCTGATCTGCTTATCCCCGTGAACATGTGTGCGGACACGGTCTTTGATAAGGAGAAACTCTTTAG CGAGTTGAGTATAGAAAATTGGATAATGCCCATGGTGTATGCTGGTCATGTGTCCTGTGTGGCATGGCTGCATCCATACTGGGCCCAACAGatcagagagggagagcacagaATGGCTGTGGGCAGAGATTCATCCACTACCACCATCAG GGTGACCAGCACTGACAACTACTTCCTCAGTGATGGTTTATATGTTTGTGAGGAGCAGTTGGAAAACTCTAAGCCTTTAACACTGAACGTGGTCAAAGTCAATCCTGTCAATCCAAGTCATTTCTCACTTACTG AAAGAAAACGCGAGGAGGGCACAGAGAGGTGGTTTGCCAAGAGAGCCCGGACAGAGTGTAATCAAGCGGAGGAAGCCAGCAGCTCCACTCACACACTGcaaccagcagagggcagcaacATCAAAGAGGAACATGGTTGCAATGTGATAGGCTCAGgagctgaggaagaggaaggatcAACCAGTTATGTTGTCAAGAGAATATCTGCATTTCTACTTGAGACGGAGCCATACATCTTGGACATTGATTTGGATTTCTTCTCATGTAAGAACCCCTTCAAGGAATTATACACAGAG GAAGAGTACACCATCCTTAAGGAACTCTACAATTTCAGAGGACCCAGCCCTGATGCTGATCAG GAGGAGCTGGATGAGTGTGTGGATCACCGTATACATCAGTTAGAGGATCTGGAAGCAGCATTTGCTGATCTTCTTGAGGATGATGGAGAAGAGACAGTTACACGCTGGGCCAGAAACCCTGG CATGGCTTCATTGGCCAAACTGGTTTCCAGTCTGAAGTCAAGAAATCCATGCCCTGACTATGAGATG GTCCATCAAGCAGGGTTAACCTGCGATTCTGTTGAGCTGCCTCACCATATCAGCACAGATGAGGAGATCGAAAGACTCCTATCAGCTGTACAGTTGTTTCTGAGGCCTCTGCCCAAACCTACACTGGTTACTATGTCTAG gtccAGTCTAGATGAATACTGCCCAGTAGAGCAGGTGGATTCAGTCCAGAGCAGGGTGTTGGCTGTACTGGAGGGCCTGTATGGACCACTGGACTTGCACAAAGACTATGAAAACAATAGCACAGAGACTCCAGACTGCCAATCACAGAACTGTtga
- the c17h5orf22 gene encoding UPF0489 protein C5orf22 homolog isoform X2 has translation MVHLDSHPDLLIPVNMCADTVFDKEKLFSELSIENWIMPMVYAGHVSCVAWLHPYWAQQIREGEHRMAVGRDSSTTTIRVTSTDNYFLSDGLYVCEEQLENSKPLTLNVVKVNPVNPSHFSLTERKREEGTERWFAKRARTECNQAEEASSSTHTLQPAEGSNIKEEHGCNVIGSGAEEEEGSTSYVVKRISAFLLETEPYILDIDLDFFSCKNPFKELYTEEEYTILKELYNFRGPSPDADQEELDECVDHRIHQLEDLEAAFADLLEDDGEETVTRWARNPGMASLAKLVSSLKSRNPCPDYEMVHQAGLTCDSVELPHHISTDEEIERLLSAVQLFLRPLPKPTLVTMSRSSLDEYCPVEQVDSVQSRVLAVLEGLYGPLDLHKDYENNSTETPDCQSQNC, from the exons ATGGTTCATTTGGACTCCCATCCTGATCTGCTTATCCCCGTGAACATGTGTGCGGACACGGTCTTTGATAAGGAGAAACTCTTTAG CGAGTTGAGTATAGAAAATTGGATAATGCCCATGGTGTATGCTGGTCATGTGTCCTGTGTGGCATGGCTGCATCCATACTGGGCCCAACAGatcagagagggagagcacagaATGGCTGTGGGCAGAGATTCATCCACTACCACCATCAG GGTGACCAGCACTGACAACTACTTCCTCAGTGATGGTTTATATGTTTGTGAGGAGCAGTTGGAAAACTCTAAGCCTTTAACACTGAACGTGGTCAAAGTCAATCCTGTCAATCCAAGTCATTTCTCACTTACTG AAAGAAAACGCGAGGAGGGCACAGAGAGGTGGTTTGCCAAGAGAGCCCGGACAGAGTGTAATCAAGCGGAGGAAGCCAGCAGCTCCACTCACACACTGcaaccagcagagggcagcaacATCAAAGAGGAACATGGTTGCAATGTGATAGGCTCAGgagctgaggaagaggaaggatcAACCAGTTATGTTGTCAAGAGAATATCTGCATTTCTACTTGAGACGGAGCCATACATCTTGGACATTGATTTGGATTTCTTCTCATGTAAGAACCCCTTCAAGGAATTATACACAGAG GAAGAGTACACCATCCTTAAGGAACTCTACAATTTCAGAGGACCCAGCCCTGATGCTGATCAG GAGGAGCTGGATGAGTGTGTGGATCACCGTATACATCAGTTAGAGGATCTGGAAGCAGCATTTGCTGATCTTCTTGAGGATGATGGAGAAGAGACAGTTACACGCTGGGCCAGAAACCCTGG CATGGCTTCATTGGCCAAACTGGTTTCCAGTCTGAAGTCAAGAAATCCATGCCCTGACTATGAGATG GTCCATCAAGCAGGGTTAACCTGCGATTCTGTTGAGCTGCCTCACCATATCAGCACAGATGAGGAGATCGAAAGACTCCTATCAGCTGTACAGTTGTTTCTGAGGCCTCTGCCCAAACCTACACTGGTTACTATGTCTAG gtccAGTCTAGATGAATACTGCCCAGTAGAGCAGGTGGATTCAGTCCAGAGCAGGGTGTTGGCTGTACTGGAGGGCCTGTATGGACCACTGGACTTGCACAAAGACTATGAAAACAATAGCACAGAGACTCCAGACTGCCAATCACAGAACTGTtga